In Borreliella spielmanii, one DNA window encodes the following:
- a CDS encoding DUF643 domain-containing protein encodes MHANKVSDFYDNLDKKTKKEIHIAYEIINDPLGPPTKEFIKGVLKDRYLIEKYRSSKNVEINYSYKEGIVEKC; translated from the coding sequence ATGCATGCTAATAAAGTTTCAGATTTTTATGATAATTTAGATAAGAAAACAAAAAAGGAAATACACATCGCTTATGAAATAATAAATGACCCTTTAGGACCACCCACAAAAGAATTTATTAAAGGGGTTTTAAAAGATAGATATCTAATAGAAAAATATAGAAGTTCCAAAAATGTTGAGATTAATTATAGCTACAAGGAAGGAATAGTAGAAAAATGT